One Paenibacillus sp. FSL W8-0186 genomic window carries:
- a CDS encoding sporulation histidine kinase inhibitor Sda, with protein sequence MAMLTDEMLLESYHMATELQLDMEFIALLLAEIHKRNLEINLTIVH encoded by the coding sequence ATGGCGATGTTAACAGACGAAATGCTTCTCGAATCCTATCATATGGCTACAGAATTGCAACTAGACATGGAGTTCATTGCTCTTCTGTTGGCAGAAATCCATAAGCGCAACCTGGAAATCAATCTAACGATAGTACATTAA
- a CDS encoding methionine ABC transporter permease, with protein sequence MSNLDFSKVNWDEMRVATGDTLLMMGYATLFTFLIGLPLGILLYSFSRSNHWFIGLLYRVLSLIVNILRSVPFVILIVALIPLTRAIVGVSMGVQGTIPPLVIGAAPFFARLVETALREVDRGVIEASQAMGASPLQVIRKVLLPEALPGLIAGMTITAVTLVSYTAMSGMVGGGGLGDLAIRYGYYRYQMEVMIVSVVFMVILVQLLQMIGDRFVIYFTRK encoded by the coding sequence ATGTCGAATTTGGATTTTTCCAAAGTGAACTGGGACGAGATGCGCGTCGCCACGGGCGATACGCTGCTCATGATGGGCTATGCGACCTTGTTTACCTTTCTGATCGGCCTGCCGCTCGGGATTCTGCTGTACAGCTTCTCGCGCTCGAACCATTGGTTTATCGGCCTGCTCTATAGAGTTCTGTCGCTGATCGTCAACATTCTCCGGTCGGTTCCATTCGTCATCCTGATCGTGGCGCTTATTCCGCTGACCCGGGCTATCGTTGGGGTATCGATGGGCGTACAGGGAACGATCCCGCCGCTGGTCATCGGAGCTGCTCCGTTCTTCGCACGTCTCGTTGAGACTGCGCTGCGTGAAGTCGACCGAGGCGTTATCGAAGCCTCCCAAGCGATGGGAGCCTCCCCGCTGCAGGTCATCCGCAAGGTGCTGCTGCCTGAGGCGCTTCCCGGCCTGATCGCCGGAATGACGATTACGGCGGTAACGCTCGTCTCCTACACAGCGATGTCCGGGATGGTCGGAGGCGGCGGACTTGGCGACTTGGCGATCCGGTACGGTTATTACCGCTACCAGATGGAGGTTATGATCGTATCGGTTGTCTTTATGGTCATTCTCGTGCAGCTGCTGCAAATGATTGGCGATCGTTTTGTCATTTATTTTACGCGGAAATAA
- a CDS encoding YuzB family protein — protein MPRLKIILEFCANNAHFGTDEIMKRLEQHPDCEVYEYGCLTGCGMCYMTPYALVNGETVEAETASALYDAIIRRIADVKSDNG, from the coding sequence ATGCCCAGATTGAAGATAATCCTAGAATTTTGCGCGAACAATGCCCATTTCGGAACGGATGAAATTATGAAAAGGCTGGAGCAGCATCCGGATTGCGAGGTTTACGAATACGGCTGCCTCACCGGCTGCGGCATGTGTTACATGACGCCTTATGCGCTGGTCAACGGCGAGACCGTGGAGGCCGAGACAGCCAGCGCTTTATATGATGCCATCATTCGCAGGATAGCTGACGTGAAATCGGATAACGGCTAG
- a CDS encoding NifU family protein, with translation MSENVQDKLYDEVLEVLDKLRPFLQRDGGDVELVDVEDGIVKLKLVGACGSCPSSTITLKAGIERALFEEVEGVQEVVQVF, from the coding sequence ATGAGCGAAAATGTACAAGATAAATTGTATGACGAAGTATTGGAAGTTCTGGATAAACTTCGCCCCTTCCTGCAACGTGACGGTGGCGACGTTGAACTCGTCGATGTTGAAGATGGCATCGTTAAATTGAAGCTGGTCGGCGCATGCGGCAGCTGCCCAAGCTCCACCATCACCCTGAAAGCGGGTATCGAGCGCGCGCTGTTTGAAGAAGTGGAAGGCGTACAAGAGGTCGTCCAAGTATTCTAA
- a CDS encoding YheC/YheD family protein codes for MAGRQLADKWLKTEALLRNPEVAVHVPQTRIYSGEALRSVLQQFGMAVIKPVRGGGGYGVIKVTQKGGIYGFTYMSQSRYFKSFDAMFQALNRTRVGRKYIIQQGIHLARIQGRPIDYRVKVVKQNGKWVYRSMLGRLARPGLFVTNLSKGGTQLSAGEGLRRSLGNVSTRKKRAEMRSLTNKCIAIMESAFPGVGQLGFDYGIDTSGRIWIFEVNTRPQ; via the coding sequence ATGGCGGGAAGACAGTTGGCCGATAAATGGTTGAAAACCGAAGCACTGCTAAGAAACCCCGAGGTAGCGGTTCATGTGCCGCAGACTCGGATATATAGTGGAGAAGCTCTGCGGAGCGTGCTGCAGCAGTTCGGGATGGCGGTTATTAAACCGGTTCGCGGCGGCGGCGGATACGGAGTTATAAAGGTTACCCAAAAGGGTGGAATCTACGGTTTCACCTATATGTCCCAAAGCCGATATTTTAAAAGCTTTGACGCCATGTTTCAAGCGTTGAATAGAACTAGAGTTGGCCGAAAATATATCATTCAGCAGGGCATCCATCTCGCGAGAATCCAGGGAAGACCTATCGATTACCGGGTCAAGGTTGTCAAGCAGAACGGAAAGTGGGTATATCGCTCCATGCTGGGACGGCTTGCCCGTCCGGGGCTGTTCGTAACGAATCTGTCCAAAGGCGGCACTCAACTTAGCGCGGGAGAAGGCTTAAGACGTTCTCTCGGCAATGTCTCCACCCGCAAAAAGCGCGCAGAAATGCGTTCCTTGACCAATAAGTGCATTGCCATCATGGAGTCGGCTTTCCCTGGCGTTGGACAGCTGGGCTTTGATTATGGCATTGATACAAGCGGAAGGATTTGGATTTTTGAAGTTAACACTCGTCCACAATAA
- a CDS encoding MetQ/NlpA family ABC transporter substrate-binding protein, which yields MKKWTLSFLTLALVLVLAACGNAKNNGNGAAEAPQNNAGNAEQSAPAESVKLVVGATVPHADILKFVAPKLKEEGVELEVKEFTDYVQPNVQVFEKQLDANYFQHQPYLDDQNEKNSMDLVPVVGIHVEPFGAYSKKYTSADEIADGAKVAIPNDATNGGRALLLLEKQGLIKLKEGAGIAATKADIVENSKNLDIKELDAAMLPRQLDEVDFALINTNYAIEAGLNPVNDSLFIEDKESPYTNLLVARPDNKDSDAIQKLAAALTSDDVRKFIEETYEGALVPVF from the coding sequence ATGAAAAAATGGACATTATCTTTCTTGACGCTGGCGCTTGTTCTGGTACTTGCTGCTTGCGGAAATGCCAAAAACAATGGCAACGGTGCGGCAGAGGCTCCGCAGAACAACGCTGGAAACGCGGAGCAATCCGCACCGGCAGAATCGGTTAAACTGGTTGTGGGCGCTACTGTGCCGCATGCTGACATTCTGAAGTTCGTCGCTCCGAAATTGAAAGAGGAAGGCGTAGAACTGGAAGTCAAAGAATTTACGGACTATGTTCAACCGAACGTGCAAGTGTTCGAGAAGCAGCTGGATGCAAACTACTTCCAGCATCAGCCGTACCTGGATGATCAAAACGAGAAAAACAGCATGGATTTGGTTCCTGTAGTAGGCATTCACGTGGAGCCGTTTGGCGCTTACTCCAAAAAGTATACATCCGCTGATGAAATTGCCGACGGAGCGAAGGTTGCTATTCCCAACGATGCTACAAACGGCGGACGCGCGCTCCTGTTGTTGGAGAAACAAGGTTTGATCAAGCTGAAGGAAGGCGCTGGCATTGCGGCAACGAAAGCAGATATCGTCGAGAACTCTAAAAATCTAGATATTAAAGAGCTTGATGCGGCTATGCTGCCTCGCCAATTGGATGAAGTAGACTTCGCTTTGATCAACACGAACTATGCGATCGAAGCAGGCCTGAACCCGGTTAACGATTCCCTCTTCATCGAGGATAAGGAATCTCCTTACACCAACCTGCTGGTAGCACGTCCAGACAACAAGGATTCCGATGCGATCCAGAAGCTGGCGGCAGCTCTGACTTCGGATGATGTAAGAAAGTTCATTGAAGAGACGTATGAGGGAGCATTGGTTCCTGTATTCTAA
- the hemQ gene encoding hydrogen peroxide-dependent heme synthase, translated as MNEAALTLEGWYALHDFRSMNWTAWREADDETRAVALEELHAFLQEWSSVEQSKNGSTAVYSVVGQKADFVFMHLRETLEELNALENAFNKTTFAEYTVKAYSYVSVVELSNYLASGGGDPKANPEVMARLQPILPKSKYICFYPMNKKRDLSDNWYMLSMDERRAMMRSHGLIGRSYAGKVKQIITGSVGLDDWEWGVTLFSDDALQFKKLVYEMRFDEVSARFGEFGSFYVGNLLNEQLFEEMLKL; from the coding sequence ATGAATGAAGCAGCATTAACCCTGGAGGGCTGGTACGCCCTGCACGATTTCCGCTCCATGAACTGGACGGCCTGGAGAGAGGCCGACGATGAGACGCGCGCTGTCGCGTTGGAGGAGCTTCACGCTTTCTTGCAGGAATGGAGCAGCGTGGAACAATCCAAGAACGGAAGCACAGCGGTTTACTCCGTTGTAGGCCAAAAAGCAGACTTTGTATTCATGCATCTCCGCGAGACGCTCGAAGAGCTTAACGCGCTGGAGAACGCCTTTAACAAGACGACTTTTGCAGAGTATACAGTCAAAGCCTATTCGTACGTCAGCGTTGTTGAGCTTAGCAACTACCTGGCATCCGGAGGCGGCGACCCTAAAGCCAATCCAGAGGTTATGGCGAGATTGCAGCCTATTCTGCCTAAATCGAAATATATCTGCTTCTACCCGATGAATAAGAAACGCGATCTAAGCGACAACTGGTACATGCTCTCAATGGATGAGCGCCGGGCGATGATGCGCAGCCACGGTCTGATCGGCCGCAGCTATGCCGGAAAAGTGAAGCAGATCATTACCGGTTCCGTCGGACTGGATGATTGGGAATGGGGAGTTACCCTTTTCTCCGACGATGCTCTGCAGTTCAAAAAACTCGTCTACGAAATGCGCTTTGACGAAGTTAGCGCCCGTTTCGGCGAGTTCGGCTCATTCTACGTTGGCAATTTGTTGAATGAGCAGCTTTTCGAGGAAATGCTGAAGCTGTGA
- a CDS encoding iron-sulfur cluster assembly accessory protein, protein MINISDSAMARIKQMLEQEETPDMFLRLGVNEGGCSGFSYGMGLDDQESEEDVHMDVNGLKVVVDKDSIRYLNGLEIDFKESGMSGGFTIHNPNAIASCGCGQSFRMRDEEGKPEVCD, encoded by the coding sequence ATGATTAACATTTCAGATAGCGCAATGGCCCGCATTAAGCAGATGCTGGAGCAGGAGGAGACACCGGATATGTTCCTTCGTCTTGGTGTGAATGAGGGCGGATGCAGCGGTTTCTCATATGGAATGGGCCTGGATGACCAGGAGAGCGAGGAAGATGTGCATATGGATGTTAACGGCCTGAAGGTCGTTGTGGATAAAGACAGCATCCGCTACTTGAACGGGCTGGAGATCGATTTCAAGGAATCCGGCATGAGCGGCGGCTTCACGATCCATAATCCGAATGCGATAGCTTCCTGCGGCTGCGGCCAGTCGTTCCGCATGCGGGACGAGGAAGGCAAACCGGAAGTTTGTGATTGA
- the mqnE gene encoding aminofutalosine synthase MqnE — protein sequence MSIAISPNIDSKMADIVAKVRQGQRLTLEDGVYLYESDDLLTIGQLANEVNLRKNGRKVYFIENMSLYFTNVCESYCAFCNFRKDQGEEGSYTLSGEEMVAYVEQHIHPGIREFHIVGGHNNHVPFQYYVDSLKALNERFPEVTLKAYTAAEIEFFTRISGLSTREVLIELQKAGLQSLTGGGAEILSDQYREKMKVDKANVDQYLDVHRTAHQLGMKTHTTMLYGAIETHEDRIRHMLQIRDLQDETNGFMVFIPLSMQPRNKNAGITRRNSAYEDLKTIAISRLMLDNIQHIKAYFINIGVQLTQVALTFGASDVHGTIIKERISHAAGALTPEGLTRKELIWLIQGAGRIPVERDTFYNEIQIYE from the coding sequence ATGTCTATTGCAATCAGCCCGAATATCGACAGCAAAATGGCGGACATCGTAGCGAAGGTCCGGCAAGGACAGCGTCTGACGCTGGAGGATGGGGTATATTTATATGAAAGCGATGATTTGTTGACCATCGGTCAGTTAGCTAACGAGGTCAATCTCAGGAAGAACGGCCGCAAAGTCTATTTTATCGAAAATATGAGCTTGTATTTTACGAACGTATGCGAATCCTACTGCGCCTTTTGTAATTTCCGCAAGGATCAAGGAGAGGAAGGCTCTTATACACTATCCGGCGAAGAGATGGTCGCTTATGTAGAGCAGCACATTCACCCGGGCATCCGTGAATTCCATATCGTTGGTGGCCACAACAATCATGTGCCGTTTCAATATTATGTAGATTCTCTCAAAGCGCTGAATGAGCGCTTCCCGGAAGTAACGCTCAAAGCTTATACCGCAGCGGAAATTGAATTCTTCACGCGAATCAGCGGCCTGAGTACACGGGAAGTATTAATAGAACTGCAAAAGGCCGGGCTTCAGTCCCTGACAGGCGGAGGAGCGGAAATCCTATCCGACCAATACCGAGAAAAAATGAAAGTCGATAAAGCGAACGTTGACCAATACCTCGATGTTCACCGTACAGCGCACCAGCTTGGCATGAAGACACATACGACAATGCTCTACGGAGCTATCGAGACCCACGAGGACCGCATCCGCCACATGCTGCAGATTCGCGATCTTCAGGATGAGACGAACGGCTTCATGGTCTTCATCCCGCTGTCGATGCAGCCGCGGAACAAAAATGCCGGCATTACCCGCCGCAACTCGGCCTATGAGGATTTGAAGACGATCGCGATCAGCAGGCTGATGCTTGATAACATTCAGCACATCAAAGCTTATTTTATCAACATCGGCGTACAGCTGACCCAAGTCGCGCTAACCTTCGGCGCTTCGGACGTGCACGGAACGATCATTAAAGAACGGATCAGCCATGCTGCGGGGGCACTCACTCCGGAAGGACTGACCCGCAAAGAGCTGATTTGGCTGATTCAAGGGGCCGGACGCATACCGGTAGAACGGGATACCTTCTATAACGAGATTCAGATTTACGAATAG
- a CDS encoding AI-2E family transporter, translating into MSSTEGWNHRFKKFFINNRFVLFLLVLLLIGLNIFVLTKISFVFKPLIVLLKTVLIPVLLTGAIFYLLNPLVNWLERKGIPRAYTIVALYLFIIGIITIVIISVIPLVQEQVNGLIQNFPKYSYEVQLQFEALIGSDFYHQFQQSTGFNLTDVAQKLSERASSIAQNAFSSIGGFVGAVVDIVLTLVTVPFILFYLLKDGKKLPNYILRFVPVKLREQTHRVMTEANGQISSYIRGQIIVSFCIGVLLYIGFLIIGLDYSLVLAIIASFTSIVPYLGPAIAITPALIIAIVTSPFMLLKLIIVWTVVQLIEGKFISPQIMGKTLRVHPITIIFVILTAGNLFGVLGVILAVPGYAVLKVICTHLFQWFEHRSKLYEEEGDAGENLANVEVTVNVGAPAGQGTGKEEQE; encoded by the coding sequence ATGAGTAGTACGGAAGGCTGGAATCACCGGTTCAAGAAGTTCTTCATTAATAATCGCTTCGTATTGTTTTTGCTTGTGCTGCTGCTGATTGGTTTGAATATCTTCGTTCTGACCAAAATATCATTCGTATTCAAACCTCTGATTGTACTGCTGAAGACCGTACTGATTCCCGTGCTGTTGACGGGAGCGATCTTCTACTTGCTGAATCCGCTCGTAAATTGGCTGGAACGCAAAGGCATTCCGCGCGCCTATACGATCGTAGCGCTATATTTGTTCATTATCGGGATAATTACTATTGTGATCATCTCCGTTATCCCGCTCGTTCAAGAGCAGGTGAACGGCCTGATTCAAAACTTCCCGAAATACAGCTATGAAGTGCAGCTTCAGTTCGAGGCCCTTATCGGCAGCGATTTCTATCATCAATTTCAGCAGTCCACCGGCTTCAATCTGACCGATGTGGCCCAGAAGCTGTCCGAGCGGGCGTCCTCGATTGCGCAGAATGCCTTCAGCAGTATCGGCGGGTTTGTCGGTGCAGTCGTCGACATCGTGCTTACCTTGGTGACAGTGCCGTTCATCCTGTTCTATCTGCTGAAAGACGGGAAGAAGCTGCCCAACTATATCCTTCGCTTCGTGCCAGTGAAGCTCCGCGAGCAGACCCATCGTGTGATGACGGAAGCGAATGGGCAAATCAGCTCCTACATTCGCGGGCAAATCATCGTCAGCTTCTGTATCGGGGTGCTGCTGTATATCGGCTTCCTCATTATCGGGCTCGATTATTCCCTGGTGCTGGCGATTATCGCATCCTTTACCAGCATCGTTCCGTATTTGGGTCCGGCCATCGCGATTACGCCTGCCTTGATTATCGCGATCGTTACTTCCCCGTTCATGCTTCTGAAGCTGATTATCGTATGGACCGTTGTCCAGCTGATTGAAGGGAAGTTCATCTCCCCGCAAATTATGGGCAAAACGCTGCGGGTTCATCCGATCACGATCATCTTCGTGATCTTGACGGCGGGCAATCTGTTCGGCGTGCTCGGCGTCATCCTTGCCGTTCCTGGCTATGCTGTGCTAAAGGTCATCTGCACCCATCTCTTCCAATGGTTTGAACATCGCTCTAAGCTTTATGAAGAGGAAGGGGATGCCGGCGAGAACCTAGCGAATGTAGAGGTAACCGTTAACGTAGGTGCTCCAGCCGGCCAAGGCACAGGCAAGGAAGAGCAGGAATAA
- a CDS encoding NAD(P)/FAD-dependent oxidoreductase produces the protein MKQFVILGGGYGGTAVIHELFKGFIPSDVQVILVDRMPFQSLKTEYYALAAGTASDYELRVPFPSYSGLQIKYGEISSIDLDSRFIHFEEGDPLEYDQLVIALGCTDNYHGIPGAQEHSYGIQSFSAVREAYLQLNNIKPYGKVNVVGGGLSGVEIAAELRESRPDLNISIIDRGARVLSAFPPKVSGYVTNWFEEHDVETLSNISTTGLEKGVIYHADGEIASDVTIWTAGIQPPALVRNLEVGKDRQGRVLLNEYYQIPEHPEVYVCGDCASLPFAPSAQAAEGQGQQIAQIASALWRGEQPKLQKLKLKGTLGSLGKKAGFGLMGKRQVTGRVPRILKSGVLWLSRHHIG, from the coding sequence ATGAAACAATTCGTTATTCTTGGTGGGGGCTATGGTGGAACTGCCGTTATTCATGAACTGTTCAAGGGATTTATTCCCTCCGACGTTCAAGTCATTTTAGTAGACCGGATGCCGTTTCAAAGCTTGAAGACCGAATATTATGCTTTAGCCGCTGGAACGGCTTCCGATTATGAGCTGCGTGTACCGTTTCCGAGCTACTCGGGATTACAGATCAAATATGGGGAAATTAGCTCGATCGATTTAGACAGCCGTTTCATTCATTTTGAAGAGGGCGATCCGCTGGAATATGATCAGCTCGTTATCGCTCTCGGCTGTACCGATAATTATCATGGCATTCCTGGAGCACAGGAGCACTCCTATGGCATTCAGTCCTTCTCCGCTGTGCGTGAAGCCTACCTGCAGCTTAACAACATCAAGCCCTACGGCAAAGTGAACGTGGTAGGCGGAGGACTTAGCGGAGTGGAAATTGCCGCCGAGCTGAGGGAGAGCCGCCCGGATCTCAATATCAGCATCATCGACCGCGGCGCACGGGTACTGTCAGCGTTCCCTCCCAAAGTGTCCGGCTATGTTACCAATTGGTTCGAGGAGCATGATGTAGAGACATTATCAAACATCTCCACAACCGGGCTGGAAAAGGGAGTCATCTATCATGCGGACGGCGAGATCGCTTCCGACGTAACCATTTGGACCGCAGGGATCCAGCCCCCTGCCCTCGTGCGAAACCTGGAAGTCGGCAAGGATCGTCAGGGACGGGTATTGCTGAACGAATACTATCAAATTCCCGAGCATCCCGAAGTCTACGTATGCGGCGACTGCGCCAGCCTTCCCTTTGCTCCGAGCGCTCAAGCAGCCGAAGGGCAAGGCCAGCAAATCGCCCAGATCGCCTCGGCGTTATGGCGCGGTGAGCAGCCGAAGCTCCAGAAGCTGAAGCTGAAAGGCACCCTTGGTTCGCTGGGCAAAAAGGCTGGCTTCGGATTGATGGGCAAAAGGCAAGTAACCGGAAGAGTTCCGCGTATTCTGAAGAGCGGTGTTCTCTGGTTGTCCCGGCATCATATTGGCTAG
- a CDS encoding NAD(P)/FAD-dependent oxidoreductase has translation MSTIPKIVILGAGYGGILTAQRLQKELNYNEADVTLVNRHDYHYFTTHLHMPAAGTDSIENTRVPISKLIDEFKIDLVKSNVQEIRIADKKVVLQDGTLSYDYLVIALGGEPESFGIPGLGEYAMPIRSINSVRLIRQHIEYQFALYKTDESRTDRLNFVVGGAGFSGIEFVAELADRVPELCKAYDVDPNLVNVYNVEAAPTALPGFDPELVEYAMDVLRKKGVQFKIGVAIKECTPDGVILATGEEIKAATVVWTGGIRGNRLIEAAGFETARGRVKIDDYLRAPEHDNVFIIGDNSLMFNPEGRPYPPTAQIAMQQGVTCAQNVVASIRGKELKKFVFSNKGTVASLGKGEAIASAFGKKYKGWVAAQLKKAVDMRYLFTIGGIPLVLKKGRFL, from the coding sequence ATGAGTACCATACCTAAAATTGTTATTCTTGGAGCAGGCTATGGCGGTATCCTGACGGCTCAGCGTTTGCAGAAAGAATTAAACTACAATGAAGCCGACGTAACGCTGGTCAACCGTCATGATTATCATTATTTCACGACGCATTTGCACATGCCTGCAGCAGGAACGGATTCGATCGAGAATACCCGCGTTCCGATCTCCAAGCTGATCGACGAGTTCAAAATCGATCTGGTGAAATCGAATGTTCAGGAAATTCGCATCGCGGACAAGAAGGTCGTGCTTCAAGACGGAACCCTGTCTTACGATTACCTGGTTATCGCGCTTGGCGGAGAGCCTGAATCTTTTGGTATTCCTGGACTTGGCGAATATGCCATGCCAATCCGCAGTATTAACTCGGTTCGCTTGATCCGTCAACATATCGAATACCAATTTGCACTGTACAAAACAGACGAAAGCCGTACGGACCGCTTGAACTTCGTAGTAGGCGGCGCAGGCTTCAGCGGCATCGAATTCGTTGCCGAACTGGCCGACCGAGTGCCTGAATTGTGCAAGGCTTATGATGTAGATCCAAATCTGGTTAACGTATATAATGTAGAGGCAGCTCCTACCGCTCTTCCGGGCTTCGACCCTGAATTGGTGGAATATGCCATGGATGTACTGCGCAAGAAAGGTGTTCAATTCAAAATCGGCGTAGCGATCAAAGAATGTACGCCAGACGGTGTTATTCTTGCTACAGGCGAAGAGATTAAAGCAGCGACCGTCGTGTGGACCGGGGGGATCCGCGGTAACCGCCTGATCGAAGCAGCTGGTTTCGAAACCGCTCGCGGCCGTGTGAAAATCGATGATTACCTGCGTGCGCCGGAGCATGACAATGTATTTATTATCGGAGACAACTCGCTGATGTTTAATCCGGAGGGCCGTCCTTACCCGCCAACGGCTCAAATTGCCATGCAGCAGGGCGTAACCTGCGCACAAAATGTCGTGGCTTCGATCCGCGGCAAAGAGCTGAAGAAATTCGTGTTCAGCAACAAAGGTACCGTTGCTTCCCTAGGTAAAGGCGAAGCCATTGCTTCCGCATTCGGCAAGAAATATAAAGGCTGGGTAGCGGCTCAATTGAAAAAGGCAGTGGACATGCGTTACCTCTTTACGATTGGCGGCATTCCGCTCGTTCTGAAGAAAGGCAGATTCCTGTAA
- a CDS encoding NAD(P)/FAD-dependent oxidoreductase: MSSLNSGSEFTDLLIVGGGPAGMFAAFYGGMRKASVKLIESMPQLGGQVAALYPEKYIYDIAGFPKVTGQELVNNLNEQLKLFNPDVRLGETVLRIEKKDERHFVVTTDKDVHYARAIIITAGVGAFKPRRLELEEAPRFEQTNLHYFVSDLNRFRGRKVLISGGGDSAVDWALMLEPIAEQVTLIHRRDKFRAHEHSVENLMNSKVRVITPTEIVALHGDEHIERVTLAHTKTKETQEIEVDDVVVNFGFVSALGPIAEWGLEIESNSIVVDSRMETSIPGIFAAGDITTYPGKLDLIAVGFGEAPTAVNNAKVYVDPEAKLSPGHSSNLKL, translated from the coding sequence GTGTCATCCTTGAATTCCGGGAGTGAATTTACAGACCTGCTTATCGTCGGGGGAGGTCCGGCAGGCATGTTTGCCGCATTTTACGGCGGCATGAGAAAAGCATCGGTCAAATTAATCGAAAGTATGCCTCAGCTTGGGGGACAAGTAGCCGCCCTCTACCCTGAGAAATATATTTACGATATCGCTGGTTTTCCTAAAGTAACCGGCCAGGAGCTCGTTAACAATCTGAATGAACAGCTCAAGCTGTTCAATCCAGACGTACGTCTAGGGGAGACAGTGCTGCGCATCGAGAAAAAAGACGAACGCCACTTTGTCGTTACGACAGACAAAGACGTTCATTACGCGCGGGCCATCATTATTACAGCTGGCGTCGGGGCGTTCAAGCCGCGTCGTCTGGAGCTTGAAGAGGCTCCGCGTTTCGAACAGACCAACCTGCACTACTTCGTCAGCGATTTAAACCGGTTCCGCGGACGCAAGGTGCTCATTAGCGGGGGCGGGGACTCCGCTGTGGATTGGGCGCTAATGCTCGAACCGATCGCAGAGCAGGTTACGCTTATCCATCGCCGTGATAAATTCCGGGCGCACGAGCACAGTGTAGAAAATCTGATGAACTCCAAAGTTCGCGTCATTACCCCTACCGAAATCGTGGCATTGCACGGAGACGAACACATCGAACGCGTTACTCTGGCTCATACGAAAACAAAAGAGACGCAGGAAATCGAAGTGGACGATGTTGTCGTCAACTTTGGATTTGTATCCGCGCTTGGTCCGATCGCCGAGTGGGGGCTTGAAATCGAATCTAACTCCATCGTTGTCGATTCCAGAATGGAAACCTCGATCCCTGGCATATTTGCCGCTGGCGACATTACGACCTATCCCGGCAAGCTTGACTTGATTGCTGTCGGATTCGGCGAAGCCCCTACGGCTGTAAATAACGCCAAAGTTTACGTCGACCCGGAAGCTAAGTTATCCCCAGGTCACAGCAGCAATTTGAAATTGTAG
- a CDS encoding SDR family oxidoreductase yields the protein MKGKVALITGSAKGLGRRTALTLAEQGCHIALNYVHSEAEAFDLRRQIEGLGVSCIAIKADISQREEIEALANEVAAQLGTVDILVNNAGPFIRERRLFADYTQAEILSMIEGNLVGTMLLDHFVLQGMRNKGWGRIIHFGFGHAAESRAWPHRAVYAAAKTGLVSFTKTLAVEEAPYGITVNMVCPGDIRGDNKEMSIEEARQMQDGETPLGRPGSGEDISRVIAFLCHKDSDFITGNIMDISGGLDPIRPWIKPT from the coding sequence TTGAAGGGAAAAGTCGCCCTGATCACCGGAAGCGCCAAAGGACTCGGAAGAAGGACGGCGCTGACGCTTGCGGAACAAGGATGTCATATCGCACTGAACTATGTACATAGCGAAGCTGAAGCATTTGACCTGAGAAGGCAGATCGAAGGGCTGGGGGTATCCTGTATTGCCATAAAAGCCGATATTTCGCAGCGCGAAGAAATCGAGGCGTTGGCCAATGAAGTTGCGGCCCAATTGGGAACCGTCGATATTCTCGTCAATAATGCAGGTCCGTTCATTCGGGAACGGCGTTTGTTTGCGGACTATACCCAGGCTGAAATATTGTCCATGATTGAAGGGAATCTGGTAGGAACTATGCTGCTGGATCATTTCGTACTGCAGGGAATGCGGAACAAGGGCTGGGGGCGAATCATTCATTTCGGCTTCGGACATGCGGCGGAGTCACGGGCCTGGCCGCATCGCGCAGTATATGCCGCGGCCAAAACGGGGCTCGTATCCTTTACGAAGACGCTTGCGGTAGAGGAGGCGCCTTATGGAATTACCGTGAATATGGTCTGTCCAGGCGACATTCGCGGGGACAATAAAGAGATGTCGATCGAAGAAGCACGCCAAATGCAGGACGGGGAAACGCCCTTGGGGCGGCCGGGCAGCGGTGAGGATATTTCCAGGGTTATCGCCTTCTTATGTCATAAAGATTCCGATTTCATTACGGGCAACATTATGGATATTTCCGGCGGACTCGATCCGATCCGGCCATGGATCAAGCCCACCTGA